The following are from one region of the Littorina saxatilis isolate snail1 linkage group LG2, US_GU_Lsax_2.0, whole genome shotgun sequence genome:
- the LOC138959448 gene encoding transcription factor Sp9-like: MATTLLGDTQGFRDTPLAMLAAQCSKITNKSPPPLAEATVGKGFLPWKKPGLAPSTTHVSGFHLTSPRMSSSLTTPLTMQSNGLTYSRSPSGTPTGNHSSYGSNEHFLYPTTTSSSQSDNLSQATYLPKMDSSGLGHNTAPSFSGMYTRVPSVTGHYESWPFPGMSAAHPPSHQSLKTSAEMNVAAMNGASSWCWDMHTAAAAHNVHSAGAGNWLDSSSLHPQLNVSYADYASPLGHPLTSSPSAALLSQGQHLLQDTYKGMLPSHQSDPLAAASSVSHFLPRPSLTSPRSSRRYTGRATCDCPNCQEADRLGPAGEHLRKRNIHSCHIPGCGKVYNKTSHLKAHLRWHTGERPFVCNWLFCGKRFTRSDELQRHLRTHTGEKRFACPTCNKRFMRSDHLAKHNKTHSACGGKKEGSSGSDTENSQDNTSLNSPPSSRHGLGAGGLPGAGSPPLVKEEPRLR, translated from the exons GACACACAAGGTTTCCGCGACACACCGCTGGCCATGCTAGCCGCCCAGTGCAGTAAGATCACCAACAAGTCGCCCCCACCCCTCGCCGAGGCCACCGTCGGCAAAGGTTTTCTCCCTTGGAAGAAGCCAGGCCTTGCCCCTTCCACCACGCACGTTTCCGGTTTCCACCTGACATCACCACGCATGTCATCGTCTCTGACGACACCACTCACCATGCAGTCCAACGGTTTGACGTACAGCCGCTCCCCAAGTGGGACTCCGACTGGCAACCACAGTAGCTACGGCAGTAACGAGCACTTCTTGTATCCTACTACTACATCCTCTTCACAGAGCGACAATTTATCGCAG GCGACCTATCTGCCCAAGATGGACAGCTCCGGCCTTGGCCACAACACGGCGCCCAGCTTCAGCGGCATGTACACCAGGGTGCCCTCCGTCACTGGTCACTATGAGTCCTGGCCCTTCCCAGGCATGTCCGCCGCCCACCCCCCGAGTCACCAGAGCCTCAAGACGTCGGCCGAGATGAACGTGGCCGCCATGAACGGGGCGTCCTCGTGGTGCTGGGACATGCACACAGCCGCGGCAGCTCACAACGTGCACAGTGCCGGGGCCGGGAACTGGTTGGATTCGTCGTCCTTGCACCCCCAGCTGAACGTGTCGTACGCCGACTACGCCAGCCCCCTCGGCCACCCCCTCACCTCCTCCCCCAGCGCCGCCTTGTTGTCTCAGGGCCAGCACCTGTTGCAGGACACCTACAAGGGCATGCTCCCGTCCCACCAGTCTGACCCCTTGGCCGCTGCCTCCTCTGTCAGTCACTTcctcccccgcccctccctcaccTCCCCCCGCTCCTCCCGCCGCTACACGGGGCGCGCCACGTGCGACTGCCCCAACTGCCAGGAGGCGGACCGTCTGGGGCCTGCCGGAGAACACCTCAGGAAGCGCAACATCCACAGCTGCCACATCCCAGGCTGCGGCAAGGTCTACAACAAGACCTCTCACCTCAAGGCCCACCTCCGCTGGCACACCGGGGAGAGGCCTTTCGTCTGTAACTGGCTCTTCTGCGGCAAGCGCTTCACGCGCTCCGACGAGCTGCAGCGTCACCTGAGGACTCACACGGGGGAGAAGCGGTTTGCCTGCCCCACCTGCAACAAGCGCTTCATGCGCTCCGACCACCTGGCCAAGCACAACAAGACCCACTCGGCCTGTGGCGGCAAGAAGGAAGGGTCGTCTGGTAGCGACACGGAGAACAGTCAGGACAACACCTCCCTCAACTCACCGCCTTCCTCCAGGCACGGTCTGGGTGCCGGAGGACTGCCAGGAGCGGGTTCACCACCCCTGGTCAAAGAGGAGCCCAGGCTTCGGTGA